One part of the Thiomicrospira cyclica ALM1 genome encodes these proteins:
- the coaE gene encoding dephospho-CoA kinase (Dephospho-CoA kinase (CoaE) performs the final step in coenzyme A biosynthesis.) has product MKSGQVVAVIGGIGCGKSAACDYFSQQGYPVIDTDKVAKQLMQKNQPGYNALVTETGDRFLDPNGDLDRKQLAAAFFAEPDLKNTLEGFIHPLVRQHVAKQVTELKNKHPLVFVAIPVIHQVMQPAYQIDQVLLIECEPEQQTQRVQLRDQRSPEQIATIIAQQADRATRQALADTIIENNQELADLHSALQAWLDKQPDPH; this is encoded by the coding sequence ATGAAATCGGGGCAAGTAGTTGCGGTTATTGGCGGCATTGGCTGTGGTAAGTCTGCCGCTTGTGATTATTTTTCGCAACAGGGCTACCCGGTGATCGACACAGATAAGGTAGCCAAACAATTGATGCAAAAGAATCAGCCGGGTTACAACGCATTGGTCACAGAGACGGGTGATCGATTTTTAGATCCGAATGGCGATCTCGATCGCAAACAACTCGCGGCGGCTTTTTTTGCCGAGCCTGATTTAAAAAACACGCTTGAAGGTTTCATTCATCCGTTAGTGCGTCAGCATGTTGCCAAGCAAGTCACTGAACTCAAAAATAAACACCCACTGGTCTTTGTAGCCATCCCCGTTATTCATCAGGTGATGCAACCGGCTTATCAAATCGACCAGGTGTTATTAATCGAATGTGAACCTGAACAACAAACGCAACGTGTCCAGCTGCGTGATCAACGCTCACCGGAACAGATTGCAACAATCATCGCCCAGCAGGCTGATCGTGCCACACGACAAGCACTCGCAGACACCATTATTGAAAATAATCAAGAATTAGCAGACCTGCATTCGGCACTGCAGGCCTGGTTAGATAAACAACCAGACCCGCATTAA
- the argJ gene encoding bifunctional glutamate N-acetyltransferase/amino-acid acetyltransferase ArgJ produces MPVGLAYELPDIHPVAGVYLGATAAKIKKNGKTDLVVIEFAPESVTAATFTTNACCAAPVHVAKKHLAKTQPRALLINSGNANAATGESGFANAKQTCQWLADELGCEPEEILPFSTGVIGEPLPMNKIQLGLVAAVADRAIDHWPHAMAGIMTTDIVPKMVSRVVSIDGHDITITGMAKGSGMIHPNMATMLGFVATDAKITEELLQACLSQAVKKSFNRITVDGDTSTNDACTLTATQQADMPSITDAESTAYKAFAVEIERVMTELAQMIVRDGEGATKFISVEVNGGLSEAECLKVAHAVALSPLVKTAMFASDPNWGRILAAVGRAGVEQLDINRLEIFLGDVCIVRDGGRAADYTEDQGQKVMKAEDISVRIELNRGQHSETVWTCDFSYDYVKINAEYRS; encoded by the coding sequence ATGCCTGTGGGTCTTGCGTACGAGCTGCCAGATATTCATCCGGTTGCCGGTGTTTATTTAGGTGCTACAGCAGCTAAAATTAAAAAAAATGGTAAAACAGATTTAGTTGTTATCGAGTTTGCACCGGAAAGTGTAACGGCAGCGACTTTTACGACAAACGCCTGCTGCGCCGCCCCTGTTCATGTGGCGAAAAAACATTTGGCTAAAACGCAACCTAGGGCATTGTTAATCAATTCAGGCAATGCCAATGCGGCAACTGGTGAATCGGGTTTCGCGAATGCAAAACAAACCTGTCAATGGTTGGCCGACGAATTGGGTTGTGAGCCAGAAGAGATCCTGCCTTTTTCAACTGGAGTGATTGGCGAACCTTTGCCGATGAACAAAATTCAACTGGGCTTGGTTGCTGCCGTAGCCGATCGTGCTATTGATCATTGGCCGCATGCGATGGCTGGCATTATGACAACGGACATTGTGCCAAAAATGGTCAGCCGCGTGGTATCCATTGATGGTCACGATATTACCATTACGGGGATGGCGAAGGGCTCTGGGATGATCCATCCTAATATGGCTACGATGCTTGGATTTGTGGCTACTGACGCCAAGATTACTGAGGAATTGCTGCAGGCCTGCTTGAGTCAGGCGGTGAAAAAATCCTTCAACCGAATCACGGTCGATGGTGATACCTCAACTAATGATGCCTGTACACTCACTGCTACCCAGCAAGCGGATATGCCAAGTATTACCGACGCTGAATCGACGGCTTATAAAGCTTTTGCGGTAGAAATTGAACGGGTCATGACCGAATTGGCGCAAATGATTGTGCGTGATGGTGAAGGTGCTACTAAGTTTATTAGTGTCGAGGTCAATGGAGGATTATCTGAGGCTGAGTGTTTAAAAGTAGCTCATGCGGTCGCATTGTCGCCCCTGGTTAAAACGGCGATGTTTGCTTCGGACCCGAATTGGGGACGTATTTTAGCGGCGGTCGGTCGTGCTGGTGTTGAGCAGTTGGATATCAATCGCTTGGAGATTTTTTTAGGTGATGTTTGTATTGTGCGTGATGGTGGCCGTGCGGCTGACTATACCGAAGACCAGGGGCAAAAGGTCATGAAGGCTGAAGACATCTCGGTGCGGATTGAGTTGAATCGCGGACAGCACAGTGAAACGGTATGGACCTGTGATTTTTCCTACGACTATGTCAAGATTAATGCGGAGTATCGCTCTTAA
- the rnt gene encoding ribonuclease T gives MTQSCAESFSVTQIRDRFRGFLPVVVDVETAGFDPNSHALLQVAVLLLEMNAQGELITGALFQENILPFEGSKLDQSALKFNGIEDPYHPFRDAKSERNALEKLFQPINSAVKASGCTRAILVGHNAMFDLNFIKHAAERNKMKSPFHQFSTFDTVSLAGLVYGETVLSKAVKLAGFDWDHEKAHEAAYDTLQTGRLFCKIANQWKLAKPSRA, from the coding sequence ATGACCCAATCTTGCGCAGAATCATTTAGTGTCACTCAAATCAGAGACCGTTTTCGTGGTTTTCTGCCCGTTGTGGTCGATGTTGAAACAGCTGGCTTTGACCCCAATAGCCATGCTTTGTTACAGGTAGCCGTCCTGCTACTCGAGATGAATGCGCAGGGTGAGTTAATCACGGGAGCTTTGTTCCAGGAAAATATCTTACCATTTGAAGGCTCAAAGCTTGATCAAAGTGCGCTGAAGTTTAATGGCATTGAAGATCCTTATCACCCGTTCCGGGATGCCAAATCTGAACGAAATGCGCTTGAAAAACTGTTTCAACCGATCAATTCCGCCGTTAAAGCCAGTGGTTGCACGCGTGCCATTTTAGTAGGCCACAATGCGATGTTTGACTTGAACTTTATAAAACATGCGGCAGAACGCAATAAAATGAAGTCGCCATTTCACCAATTTAGCACTTTTGACACCGTGTCTTTAGCAGGTTTGGTTTATGGAGAAACCGTATTAAGTAAAGCCGTTAAACTAGCTGGATTTGATTGGGATCATGAAAAAGCACATGAAGCCGCTTACGATACGCTGCAGACAGGCCGACTGTTTTGTAAAATTGCGAACCAATGGAAACTGGCTAAGCCTAGTCGTGCTTAA
- a CDS encoding N-acetylglutaminylglutamine amidotransferase: MCGICGEFLWRDGQQADPMRINKMLTQLVKRGPDAKDFWVQEQVGFGHTRLAIIDLTPAGQQPMRDQELTLVFNGCIYNYKALRAELIILGHEFQSDSDTEVILKAYRQWGSECLNYLDGMFAFAIWDDHQQQLFLARDRFGIKPLYYALTDEGLRFASNTQALLASGGINLDIDPIGLHFQLTLHGVIPAPHTILKGIKKLQPGHYMLVQPDGQIFVRQYWQLNAQRPDASDLSQPQTEQAWLDATHDALKKAVAKRVAAADVPVGVLLSGGLDSSLLVGLLAEAGMDRIQTFSIGFEDIADEQGSEFEFSDKVVARYNTQHHKYVVPNSDVLPRLPEAVAAMSEPMVGQDAVAFYLLSEQVSQDVKVVLSGQGADEVFGGYFWYPQMAASTGSTIARFAPYYFDRSHEEWLQTVDARFHLDDVTSAYVSERLTEPGADEFLDQVLRFDATTLIVDDPVKRVDNMTMAWGLEARVPFLDKDLVELAMQAPPELKLGDDGKTLLKRIARGLVPDEVIDRPKGYFPMPALKFVRGEFYQFMRDILMSPAAQARGLFNPDYVARLLANPEASENFTAIKGSKLWHCALLELWLQTHVDPYRSAD, encoded by the coding sequence ATGTGCGGAATTTGCGGTGAGTTTTTGTGGCGAGACGGGCAACAGGCTGATCCTATGCGCATTAATAAAATGTTGACGCAGTTAGTTAAGCGTGGTCCCGATGCAAAGGACTTTTGGGTTCAAGAGCAGGTGGGATTTGGTCATACCCGCCTAGCCATTATTGATTTAACGCCAGCAGGTCAGCAACCCATGCGAGATCAAGAACTCACTTTGGTCTTTAATGGCTGTATTTATAACTATAAAGCTTTGCGAGCTGAGCTGATTATTTTAGGGCATGAATTTCAGTCGGATTCTGATACCGAGGTTATTCTAAAAGCCTATCGCCAATGGGGTTCTGAATGTTTGAACTATTTGGATGGTATGTTTGCATTTGCCATTTGGGATGATCATCAACAACAGTTGTTTTTAGCGCGCGATCGCTTTGGGATTAAACCGTTATATTATGCGTTGACGGACGAAGGTTTGCGGTTTGCCTCTAATACGCAAGCGCTATTAGCGTCTGGCGGTATAAATTTGGATATTGACCCAATAGGTCTGCATTTTCAGTTAACCCTACATGGTGTGATTCCTGCACCCCATACCATTCTAAAAGGGATTAAAAAACTACAGCCTGGGCATTACATGCTGGTGCAGCCAGACGGACAAATCTTTGTGCGCCAATATTGGCAGCTCAATGCGCAGCGTCCTGATGCCTCGGACCTGAGTCAGCCCCAAACTGAGCAGGCCTGGTTAGACGCAACGCACGACGCGCTTAAAAAAGCGGTGGCTAAGCGGGTCGCAGCGGCTGATGTGCCAGTAGGTGTTTTGCTGTCAGGCGGGCTGGATTCGAGTTTGTTGGTAGGCTTATTGGCCGAAGCAGGTATGGATAGGATTCAGACCTTTTCGATAGGCTTTGAAGATATCGCCGATGAGCAGGGCTCAGAGTTTGAATTTTCCGATAAGGTCGTGGCACGTTATAACACTCAGCATCATAAATATGTTGTGCCGAATAGTGATGTGTTGCCTCGTTTGCCAGAGGCGGTTGCTGCCATGTCCGAACCTATGGTCGGTCAAGACGCGGTGGCTTTTTATCTGTTATCAGAACAGGTGTCTCAAGATGTGAAAGTGGTGCTATCGGGTCAAGGTGCGGATGAAGTATTTGGAGGCTATTTTTGGTATCCACAGATGGCCGCATCAACCGGGTCAACCATTGCACGTTTTGCGCCTTATTATTTTGACCGCAGTCATGAGGAATGGTTGCAAACGGTTGATGCCCGCTTTCATCTCGATGATGTGACCAGTGCTTATGTCTCTGAACGTTTAACGGAGCCAGGAGCAGATGAGTTTTTAGATCAAGTACTTCGTTTCGATGCGACCACCTTAATTGTCGATGACCCTGTAAAACGGGTCGATAATATGACCATGGCTTGGGGTTTAGAAGCTCGTGTACCTTTTTTAGATAAGGATTTGGTGGAGCTGGCGATGCAGGCTCCGCCTGAACTTAAATTAGGCGATGATGGGAAGACCCTCTTAAAGCGGATCGCGCGTGGTCTGGTGCCTGATGAGGTGATTGATCGTCCGAAAGGTTATTTCCCCATGCCTGCACTGAAGTTTGTTCGTGGTGAGTTTTATCAATTTATGCGTGATATTTTAATGAGCCCTGCGGCGCAAGCGCGGGGTTTATTTAATCCAGATTATGTTGCTCGATTGTTGGCGAATCCGGAAGCCTCAGAAAACTTTACTGCGATTAAGGGCTCTAAATTATGGCACTGCGCACTATTAGAATTATGGTTGCAAACCCATGTTGACCCATATCGATCGGCAGACTAA
- a CDS encoding peptidylprolyl isomerase has product MPLIHASHILLPSRKIAVRLYTRLVNHELTFEDAVTRYSICASKAHEGDLGFMAPGLLARDFEQGLWQAPTAQPSEPFASSQGWHIVWVHQKVWP; this is encoded by the coding sequence ATGCCATTAATCCACGCCAGTCATATCCTGCTACCATCACGCAAAATTGCTGTTCGCCTATATACGCGATTAGTCAATCATGAACTTACCTTCGAGGACGCAGTGACACGCTACTCTATTTGCGCAAGCAAAGCTCACGAGGGTGACTTGGGTTTTATGGCACCAGGCCTGCTTGCACGCGATTTTGAACAGGGTCTTTGGCAAGCCCCTACTGCCCAGCCCAGCGAGCCCTTTGCCAGCTCACAAGGTTGGCATATTGTTTGGGTGCATCAAAAGGTGTGGCCATGA
- the soxA gene encoding sulfur oxidation c-type cytochrome SoxA — MKKTLSSAIALAMTASFGGQAIAVEYNATAEKSRMDLVQYFQAKHPDRPFEDYINGIYGYDEDRRMQWQAEEEFPQYMDFVERGEELFNKDLNAYMGCMVGSDQGVANIRPSYPYFNEDLQAVVTLEGDINRCRTEAGLKPFGWKRGDIAHVGAYLGYEARGQKINVVINSPGAAAAFAAGEREFMEPRGQLGLACASCHVYNASRNARSDILSPALGHVSHFPVWRGKWARASGDGLGTLHRRYEGCHKNMRHTAHKVQGEEYRNMEFFQAYISSGLEINAPSYRQ; from the coding sequence ATGAAGAAGACACTTTCAAGCGCAATAGCTCTAGCTATGACCGCATCATTTGGAGGCCAAGCTATTGCAGTTGAATACAACGCAACAGCTGAAAAAAGTCGTATGGATTTGGTTCAATACTTCCAAGCAAAACATCCAGACCGTCCATTCGAAGATTATATTAATGGCATTTATGGCTACGATGAAGATCGTCGTATGCAATGGCAAGCTGAAGAAGAGTTTCCTCAGTACATGGACTTTGTTGAACGTGGCGAAGAGTTATTTAACAAAGACCTAAATGCTTACATGGGCTGTATGGTTGGTTCTGATCAGGGTGTCGCCAATATCCGTCCTAGCTATCCTTACTTCAACGAAGATCTTCAAGCTGTTGTAACACTTGAAGGTGATATTAACCGTTGCCGTACTGAAGCTGGCTTAAAGCCTTTTGGGTGGAAGCGTGGTGATATTGCTCATGTTGGCGCTTACCTAGGTTATGAAGCTCGTGGTCAGAAAATCAATGTTGTGATTAATTCACCCGGTGCGGCAGCAGCATTTGCGGCTGGTGAACGAGAGTTTATGGAACCACGTGGTCAACTTGGATTAGCTTGTGCAAGTTGTCACGTTTACAACGCATCTCGTAATGCTCGTTCTGACATCCTCTCCCCAGCACTAGGTCATGTATCTCATTTCCCAGTGTGGCGTGGTAAGTGGGCTCGTGCGTCTGGTGACGGTTTAGGTACGCTTCACCGCCGCTATGAGGGCTGTCACAAAAATATGCGTCACACAGCTCATAAGGTTCAGGGTGAAGAATATCGTAACATGGAGTTTTTCCAGGCTTATATTTCTAGTGGTTTAGAAATAAATGCACCAAGCTACCGTCAGTAA
- a CDS encoding Nudix family hydrolase → MSGVVPVAVGCLIRNGEVLIGQRLARQSFAGEWEFPGGKLEANETPIEALVREFKEETGLTTSDWQPLISYPWTHQLPNGSVQVQLHVYITEQASGQLSAPEGHLFAWCPLSMLDQRHLLRANKGIVRALQLPSAYMITGGFHDQQDALSRLEEALKQEVKLVQLRAKHLDKQAYIALANEMVKHCHGHGAKLIVNTSVAWFDEMPAVDGLQLASSELAALTHRPIAANKWLGVSTHNAFELAKATELEADFALLSPVKATQTHPDSTPLGWAKFELMTQALPIPVYALGGLSLDDLLQAKATGAQGIAAINGLWPQAI, encoded by the coding sequence ATGTCCGGTGTTGTGCCGGTTGCCGTTGGTTGTCTCATTCGCAATGGTGAGGTATTAATTGGCCAGCGCTTAGCTCGGCAATCCTTTGCCGGTGAGTGGGAGTTTCCAGGTGGCAAGTTAGAAGCCAATGAAACACCGATTGAAGCTTTGGTTCGTGAGTTTAAAGAGGAGACAGGTTTAACAACCTCTGATTGGCAGCCGTTAATTAGTTATCCTTGGACCCATCAACTACCCAATGGCTCCGTTCAGGTGCAATTGCATGTCTATATAACTGAACAGGCAAGCGGTCAGTTGTCAGCACCAGAAGGCCATTTATTTGCATGGTGTCCCTTGTCAATGCTGGATCAACGTCACTTGTTGCGAGCCAATAAAGGCATTGTTAGGGCACTGCAATTGCCATCAGCTTATATGATCACCGGTGGTTTTCATGACCAACAAGACGCATTATCTCGTCTTGAAGAGGCTCTAAAGCAAGAGGTCAAGTTAGTTCAGTTACGTGCAAAACACCTCGATAAGCAAGCTTACATCGCATTAGCGAATGAGATGGTTAAGCATTGCCATGGTCATGGCGCCAAGTTAATTGTAAATACCTCGGTCGCTTGGTTCGACGAGATGCCAGCGGTGGATGGTTTACAGCTAGCATCCAGTGAGTTAGCGGCCTTAACGCATCGCCCGATTGCAGCTAATAAATGGTTGGGCGTTTCGACTCATAATGCTTTTGAGCTTGCCAAAGCAACCGAGCTCGAAGCCGATTTTGCCTTACTCTCACCCGTTAAAGCCACCCAGACTCATCCAGACAGCACCCCGTTGGGATGGGCGAAGTTTGAGTTGATGACTCAAGCCTTACCTATCCCGGTCTATGCTTTAGGTGGTCTTAGCCTGGATGATCTGTTGCAAGCAAAAGCGACAGGCGCACAGGGCATAGCGGCTATCAATGGTTTGTGGCCGCAAGCGATTTAA
- the grxD gene encoding Grx4 family monothiol glutaredoxin, translating to MSFEIDEQTVLAKIDEQVKNNPVVLYMKGTPQMPSCGFSSRTAAALVETGEKFAFVNVLADQGIYQFLPKYQDWPTFPQLYIDGELQGGCDITLELAESGELKTLMAAANAKVDQA from the coding sequence ATGAGTTTTGAAATTGATGAACAAACCGTACTGGCTAAAATTGATGAGCAAGTCAAAAATAACCCTGTCGTGCTCTATATGAAGGGCACTCCACAAATGCCATCGTGTGGTTTTTCGAGTCGTACCGCCGCGGCATTAGTTGAAACGGGGGAGAAGTTTGCATTTGTAAATGTCTTGGCTGATCAGGGTATTTATCAGTTTTTACCGAAATACCAAGATTGGCCAACCTTTCCTCAGCTTTATATTGATGGTGAGTTGCAGGGCGGCTGTGATATTACGCTAGAGCTGGCTGAAAGTGGTGAATTAAAAACATTGATGGCGGCGGCTAATGCCAAGGTAGATCAAGCTTGA
- a CDS encoding tellurite resistance TerB family protein has translation MFVDRLSQAQRQALLDLAVIMAGIDNDVSAEELQYLEELASNYNLTLDLENHGANSIDDLISIVDSKQAKVIVLQELIKLSYKDGHFGPEEQQKVFQIAQKLGLNDPELLLAIERWVRQGFDWLHEGEQLLG, from the coding sequence ATGTTTGTAGATCGTCTTAGTCAAGCACAGCGTCAGGCATTATTAGATCTAGCCGTCATTATGGCTGGAATTGATAATGATGTATCCGCTGAAGAGCTGCAGTACTTGGAAGAATTAGCTAGCAATTATAATTTAACATTGGATTTAGAAAATCACGGAGCTAATTCTATAGACGATTTAATATCTATTGTTGATAGTAAGCAAGCGAAGGTCATTGTTTTACAAGAGTTAATAAAGTTGTCCTATAAGGATGGTCACTTTGGTCCTGAAGAACAGCAAAAAGTGTTTCAGATTGCGCAAAAATTGGGTTTGAATGATCCAGAGCTTTTATTAGCTATTGAACGCTGGGTAAGACAGGGTTTTGATTGGTTGCATGAAGGAGAGCAGCTGTTAGGCTAA
- the ilvD gene encoding dihydroxy-acid dehydratase, which translates to MPAYRSRTSTHGRNMAGARALWRATGMNSEDFGKPIIAIANSFTQFVPGHVHLKDLGQLVAGVIEQSGGVAKEFNTIAVDDGIAMGHDGMLYSLPSREVIADSVEYMVNAHCADALVCISNCDKITPGMLMAAMRLNIPTIFVSGGPMESGKTVIGGQTIKLDLVDAMVMAADDKVTDEEVESVEVSACPTCGSCSGMFTANSMNCLAEALGMALPGNGSALATHADRKHLFEEAGRRIVEIAKEYYEKDNDKVLPRSIATFSAFQNAVALDVAMGGSTNTVLHLLAVAHEAGVEFTMSDIDAMSRRVPCLSKVAPNSKIYHMEDVHRAGGIMRLLGELDRGGLLDPDTYTVHSSTLGAALELWDIRRNPSEAVKKFYLAAPGNVRTTQAFSQDKRWKTLDSDYENGCIRSVEHAYTQDGGLAVLFGNIAQDGCIVKTAGIDESMLEVEQLQYTTSVPTSTIRVFSGPTRIYESQDAAVAAILGDEVQKGDVVLIRYEGPKGGPGMQEMLYPTSYLKSKGLGKYCALLTDGRFSGGTSGLSIGHASPEAAEGGNIGLVEEGDIIEIDIPNRSINVKLSDYELSQRRQKMLAKGDKAWKPEHPRERRVSAALRAYAAMTTSAAFGAVRRVEQIEK; encoded by the coding sequence ATGCCAGCATATCGTTCAAGAACCAGTACACATGGTCGCAATATGGCAGGAGCCCGTGCACTATGGCGTGCTACCGGGATGAATTCTGAGGATTTTGGGAAACCTATCATTGCGATTGCGAACTCGTTTACCCAGTTTGTTCCAGGTCATGTGCATTTGAAAGACCTTGGTCAACTTGTTGCTGGGGTCATTGAACAGTCTGGTGGTGTAGCAAAAGAGTTTAATACCATTGCGGTTGATGATGGTATTGCTATGGGCCATGACGGGATGTTGTACTCTTTGCCATCTCGTGAGGTGATTGCCGATTCGGTTGAGTATATGGTCAATGCGCATTGCGCCGATGCCTTAGTGTGTATCTCCAATTGTGACAAGATTACGCCCGGGATGTTGATGGCGGCGATGCGCTTAAATATTCCGACGATTTTCGTGTCTGGTGGCCCGATGGAGTCTGGTAAAACCGTGATTGGTGGACAAACCATCAAGCTGGATTTGGTTGATGCCATGGTCATGGCGGCTGATGACAAGGTTACCGATGAAGAGGTTGAGTCTGTCGAGGTTTCAGCCTGTCCAACCTGTGGTTCTTGTTCCGGTATGTTTACCGCAAACTCCATGAACTGTTTGGCAGAAGCGTTGGGGATGGCCTTACCTGGCAATGGATCGGCGTTGGCTACCCATGCTGATCGTAAACATTTGTTTGAAGAGGCGGGTCGGCGCATTGTTGAAATTGCCAAAGAATACTATGAGAAAGACAATGACAAGGTGTTGCCCCGTTCGATTGCGACCTTTAGCGCCTTTCAAAATGCCGTGGCGTTGGATGTTGCTATGGGTGGCTCAACAAATACCGTGTTGCACCTGCTTGCTGTCGCACATGAGGCGGGCGTAGAGTTTACGATGTCAGATATTGATGCCATGTCTCGTAGAGTGCCCTGTTTATCCAAGGTTGCTCCTAACTCTAAAATTTATCATATGGAAGATGTCCACCGCGCCGGTGGGATTATGCGCTTGTTAGGCGAGCTGGATCGTGGCGGGCTATTAGACCCGGATACCTATACCGTCCACTCATCAACCCTGGGCGCGGCTCTTGAGCTATGGGATATCCGCCGTAATCCTTCTGAAGCTGTTAAAAAGTTTTATTTGGCGGCACCAGGAAATGTCAGAACGACACAGGCATTCAGTCAAGATAAGCGCTGGAAAACGCTTGACAGTGATTATGAAAATGGCTGTATCCGTTCAGTTGAGCACGCCTACACACAAGATGGCGGTTTAGCAGTTCTGTTTGGAAATATTGCTCAGGATGGTTGTATTGTTAAAACGGCAGGTATTGATGAAAGTATGCTGGAAGTGGAGCAGCTTCAATACACGACCAGTGTGCCAACCTCAACGATTCGCGTTTTTAGTGGCCCAACTCGAATCTATGAGAGTCAAGATGCGGCTGTAGCGGCGATTCTAGGGGACGAAGTTCAAAAGGGCGACGTGGTTCTTATTCGTTACGAAGGGCCAAAAGGTGGACCGGGTATGCAAGAAATGCTCTACCCTACAAGTTATTTAAAATCGAAGGGTCTTGGTAAGTACTGTGCGCTGCTAACAGACGGTCGTTTCTCCGGAGGCACATCTGGTTTGTCAATTGGCCATGCATCGCCTGAAGCGGCTGAAGGTGGTAATATTGGGTTGGTTGAAGAGGGTGATATTATCGAAATCGACATTCCAAACCGATCGATTAATGTTAAGTTGAGCGATTATGAACTGTCTCAGCGTCGCCAAAAAATGTTGGCTAAAGGCGATAAAGCTTGGAAGCCAGAGCATCCCAGAGAGCGTCGCGTGTCTGCCGCTTTGCGTGCCTATGCCGCCATGACAACCAGTGCCGCTTTTGGCGCTGTTAGACGCGTTGAACAAATTGAAAAATAG
- the argA gene encoding amino-acid N-acetyltransferase — MKQSELDFLNNLRQASDYVAQHRGKVCVVYLPGELLEHREQLQEFAEDISHLNALGLRLIIVMGATLQINQALEQANIVWSSHHQIRITSPEMLPILQRTIGEVRSMLEAAFSRQQTHHPFPLTLCSGNWVIAKPRGVIDGIDYQHTGLIRKINQTALQAILDSNQIALLTPLAYSLTGEVFNLNTLEQACWVASKIKADKLMVFTSSDQMADLPKQLSLAQLSHWQAKNTDQADLIQCLTNNAQQVKRIHLLNESDPTSLLIELYSRDGIGSLVFTDRYHEIRQARIEDVSGIIDLISPLEQKGMLVKRSRERLELEINQFFVIERDSHILGCAALYHHSGSQAELACLAIDPNYQGQGLGEELINFLSLKAKEQAITQLFLLTTHTYHWFIEQGFVLASLDELPPPKQQLYNFQRQSKVLIKALT; from the coding sequence ATGAAACAATCTGAACTTGATTTTCTTAACAATCTTCGCCAAGCTTCTGACTACGTTGCCCAGCATCGTGGCAAAGTCTGTGTGGTCTACTTACCGGGTGAATTGTTAGAGCATCGTGAACAACTGCAAGAATTTGCCGAGGACATCTCGCATCTTAATGCACTCGGACTAAGGTTGATTATTGTCATGGGTGCAACCTTACAGATTAATCAAGCCCTTGAACAGGCTAACATTGTTTGGTCAAGTCATCACCAGATTCGAATTACCTCACCTGAAATGTTGCCGATCTTACAACGCACCATTGGTGAGGTACGTAGTATGCTTGAGGCCGCCTTTAGCCGCCAGCAAACCCACCACCCTTTTCCATTAACCCTCTGCTCTGGGAACTGGGTTATTGCTAAGCCTAGAGGGGTTATTGATGGTATTGATTACCAACATACCGGCCTTATTCGCAAGATTAACCAAACGGCCTTGCAAGCGATACTAGACTCCAATCAAATCGCGCTATTAACACCGCTGGCCTATTCGTTAACAGGCGAGGTGTTCAACCTAAACACCCTTGAGCAGGCCTGCTGGGTCGCGAGCAAAATCAAAGCCGACAAGCTGATGGTCTTCACCTCTAGCGATCAAATGGCAGACCTGCCTAAACAACTCAGTTTGGCGCAACTATCGCATTGGCAGGCAAAGAACACAGATCAAGCCGATCTCATTCAATGTCTTACAAATAATGCCCAGCAAGTCAAACGCATTCATCTTCTCAATGAGTCGGATCCGACCAGCTTATTGATTGAACTCTATAGTCGTGACGGCATAGGTTCGCTGGTATTTACCGACCGCTATCACGAAATACGTCAAGCTCGGATTGAGGATGTTAGTGGCATTATTGATTTGATCAGCCCTCTAGAACAAAAAGGGATGCTGGTGAAACGCTCTAGAGAACGTCTCGAGCTTGAGATCAATCAATTTTTTGTTATCGAACGTGACAGCCATATTTTAGGCTGTGCGGCGCTTTACCATCACTCGGGTTCGCAAGCCGAACTTGCCTGCCTAGCCATTGATCCCAATTACCAGGGACAGGGCTTAGGTGAAGAATTAATCAACTTCCTTAGCCTTAAAGCAAAGGAGCAAGCGATCACGCAATTATTTCTGCTCACCACGCATACATACCACTGGTTTATCGAACAGGGATTTGTATTAGCCAGCCTAGATGAACTCCCGCCCCCAAAACAACAACTTTACAACTTTCAACGTCAATCTAAAGTACTTATTAAAGCCCTAACATGA